In Hymenobacter volaticus, the genomic window GTCGCCCGCCATAACCAGCCAGAGTTTGGCGGCCGCCGCTGCTTCGGGTTTGCCAAACACCGGCGTCGCCACTAAATGCGACCCATGCCGGGCATGCTCTTCCGCCAGCCGGCGGTTGGTATCAGGAGCAACGGTGCTGCACGACGCATGAATAGCCCCTTGGGCAAGCGCTGGTAAGAACCCATAGGGGCCGGTGCACAAGGCTTGCAAGGCTGCATCGTCGGTTACCATCGAGAAGGCAATAGCGGCATCTTGTACTGCTTGCGCAGGAGTAGCCGCCACCGTGGCGCCGAGTTTTTCGAGGGGTGCCGCTTTGCTGGCCGTTCGGTTGTAGACGGTAAGCTCATGGCCGGCGTTCAGCAGGTTAGTGGCCATAGCTTCACCCATATTGCCAAGGCCTAGAAATGCAATTTTCATGAATTGAGGTTGTGATATTGAGATGGTGTGCGTTTGACGCTCCGCTTTTCCTAGTTATGCAAAGTGTGCACTGGTCTGTGCACACAGCGTGTCAAACTCATTACTTCACAACCTCACCGGCGGTTATCATCAGCTTCGAGCATGCTCACGTAGCTGTCGTAGCGGGGGAGGGCTATCTTGCCTTTGTCTACGGCTTCGCGCACGGCGCAACCTGGTTCGTGGGTGTGCTGGCAATTGTGGTAGCGGCATTGATTGAGCAAGGCGCGCATCTCGGGGAAAAAGTGCGCTAGTTCGCCTGCTTTCACATCAACTAAGCCTAGCTCCTTGATGCCAGGCGTATCAATAATGAAGGTGCCGGGTCGCACTTCCAGCATCTCGGCAAATGTGGTGGTATGCACACCCTTGTCGGAAAACTCGCTGATTTCAGCGGTTTTGATGTCGAGGTCAGGCACCAGGGTATTGATGAGCGTGCTTTTACCGACTCCCGAGTGGCCAGAAAGCAGGGTAGTACGGCCTTCCAGCAGTTCATCGATAGCCGCTATTCCCTCACCCGTATGGGCCGAGCAACGAAGTCCAGGGTAGCCTATCCGCTGATACATCTCCTGAATTTGCCCTTGATAGTCGTTCAGGTCGTCGTCGTAGAGGTCGGTTTTATTGAAAATCAGCGTTACCGGGATGCTGTATGCCTCGGCCGTCACCAGGAACCGGTCGATAAAGCCAAACGACGTAGCAGGAGAGGCCAGCGTCACTACTAGCATCGCCAAGTCGAGGTTGGCGGCTACAATGTGCGCGTGCTCGGTTTTGTGCACCGAGCGGCGGATAATGTAGTTGCGGCGCGGTTCGATGTGGTGAATCACACCCGCGCCTTCCGTTTGTTCTTCCACCGTAAATTCCACTTGGTCGCCTACGGCCAGCGGATTGCTCACCTTCAAGCCTTTCATCTTAAACTTGCCCCGCAGCCGGCACCGGTGCAACTGCCCCGAGCCAATCTCGCGCACCACGTACCACGAGCCAGTAGATTTAACAATGGTTCCGGTCATACTAGAGTAACTGAGTAAGGGTATAACTAAGTGAAGAGTAACCTGCTATGGAGGTGCCTGAGGAAGTTGTTCGAGACGGATAGTTCCCAAACAGTTCGCTCAGACGTGTTCAGCTACTCCGTCACTCCTTGCACAGCAAGCCACTGCATGATCTTGCTGGTAGCGCCGCTGTGGTCGTGTACGTAATCCAAACTCAGGTCTTGTACGGTAAGGCGTAATGCTTCGCGGTGAAAAAGTGGGGCAAATGCTTTCAGTAACTCCTCGGCGGAAGTAACTGGAAACGCGCAACCGAGCGCCACCAAGTCCTGCGCCTCCTGAAACTTGTGGTACGTAGGGCCAAAAAACAGCGGCAAACCAAATGCCGCCGCCTCCAGCGTATTGTGTAATCCCTTGCCGAAAGCCCCACCGATATACGCGTAGTGGCCGAACCGGTACAACTGATTCAATAGTCCTACGTTGTCGATGAGCAGTACCCGAGCTGCGGTAACAGTGTCCTTGTCAGTGCGAGAGTAACGCACTACCCTGCCCGGTAGCACTTCCTCCACCAACCGCAGATTAGTTTCGCTGATTTCGTGGGGTGCCACAATGAAACGCATCTTTTCCTGGTATTGCCGGAGCAACGGCGTCAGCGCTGGCA contains:
- the rsgA gene encoding ribosome small subunit-dependent GTPase A produces the protein MTGTIVKSTGSWYVVREIGSGQLHRCRLRGKFKMKGLKVSNPLAVGDQVEFTVEEQTEGAGVIHHIEPRRNYIIRRSVHKTEHAHIVAANLDLAMLVVTLASPATSFGFIDRFLVTAEAYSIPVTLIFNKTDLYDDDLNDYQGQIQEMYQRIGYPGLRCSAHTGEGIAAIDELLEGRTTLLSGHSGVGKSTLINTLVPDLDIKTAEISEFSDKGVHTTTFAEMLEVRPGTFIIDTPGIKELGLVDVKAGELAHFFPEMRALLNQCRYHNCQHTHEPGCAVREAVDKGKIALPRYDSYVSMLEADDNRR